In Aspergillus luchuensis IFO 4308 DNA, chromosome 1, nearly complete sequence, the following are encoded in one genomic region:
- the PAC1 gene encoding WD40 repeat domain-containing protein (COG:S;~EggNog:ENOG410PFJ9;~InterPro:IPR037190,IPR036322,IPR017252,IPR015943, IPR001680,IPR019775,IPR020472,IPR006594,IPR017986;~PFAM:PF12894,PF00400;~go_function: GO:0005515 - protein binding [Evidence IEA]): MTKILTSSQAEELHKSIIAYLSSINASRSCEVLREELQVDSSFDDALCRKYEGLLEKKWTGIARLQKKILDLESKLAGLQTELDTISPTARSTGKDPINWLPTSSRHTFESHRDAVTCVAFHPVFTSLASGSEDCTIKIWDWELGELERTLKGHMRPVSDLDFGGQKGHTILASCSSDLQIKLWDPNKDYANVRTLSGHDHSVSAVRFLRQTDNILISASRDATIRIWDVSTGYCVKVIDSQGSWINDVSPSFDGKWLVTGGRDQAAMVWEVASAKSVASLIGHENFIECCVFAPPSSYKHLAAIAGLKTAPPASSSSEFIATGARDKTIKLWESRGRLIKTLVGHDNWVRGLLFHPGGKYLISVADDKTIRCWDLSQGGRLVKTINAHGHFVSCIRWGPVPVSDVPVETSESTKSSKTDSVKPGFQCVIATGSADSSVRIFT; this comes from the exons atgaccAAGATCTTGACCTCCAGCCAAGCTGAGGAACT GCATAAGTCGATAATTGCATACCTTTCATCAATAAATGCCTCGCGGAGCTGTGAAGTGCTGCGGGAGGAACTCCAAGTGGACAGTAGTTTCGACGATGCGCTGTGCCGGAAATACGAAGGGCTATTAGAGAAGAAATGGACCGGAATTGCTCGGCTGCAGAAAAAG ATCTTGGACTTAGAATCTAAACTCGCTGGCCTCCAAACCGAGCTTGACACTATATCACCTACAGCCCGCTCCACCGGGAAAGATCCGATAAACTGGCTTCCCACTTCTTCCCGACATACATTCGAATCGCACCGAGATGCTGTCACTTGCGTCGCATTCCATCCTGTCTTCACCTCTCTCGCCTCCGGTTCCGAGGACTGCACGATCAAAATTTGGGATTGGGAACTCGGCGAATTAGAGCGGACACTCAAGGGTCACATGAGGCCGGTCTCCGATCTCGATTTTGGCGGTCAGAAGGGACATACCATACTAGCATCGTGTTCGAGTGATCTCCAAATCAAACTGTGGGATCCGAATAAGGATTATGCAAATGTTCGGACACTTTCTGGACACGACCATTCAGTTTCAGCTGTGCGCTTTTTGCGACAGACAGATAACATCCTTATCTCGGCCAGTCGGGATGCGACGATCCGGATATGGGATGTGTCGACCGGATACTGTGTTAAGGTGATCGACTCGCAGGGCTCCTGGATCAACGACGTGTCTCCTTCCTTCGATGGAAAGTGGTTGGTGACGGGAGGCCGTGATCAAGCCGCGATGGTTTGGGAAGTCGCATCAGCCAAATCGGTTGCGTCATTAATAGGTCACGAGAATTTCATCGAGTGTTGCGTCTTTGCGCCTCCCTCAAGCTATAAGCACTTGGCTGCTATTGCGGGACTAAAGACAGCACCACCTGCGAGTAGCTCCTCCGAATTTATTGCGACGGGAGCCCGTGACAAGACGATCAAGCTCTGGGAATCCCGGGGCCGCCTGATCAAGACATTAGTTGGACACGACAACTGGGTACGAGGCCTATTGTTCCATCCTGGCGGAAAGTACTTAATCAGTGTTGCGGACGACAAAACAATACGTTGCTGGGATCTGTCTCAAGGGGGAAGATTGGTGAAGACGATCAACGCCCACGGGCATTTTGTTAGTTGCATTCGTTGGGGCCCAGTACCTGTGAGCGATGTTCCAGTGGAGACTTCTGAATCGACTAAAAGTTCCAAGACGGACTCTGTCAAGCCTGGGTTTCAATGCGTCATTGCAACAGGGAGCGCCGATTCAAGTGTACGGATTTTCACGTAG
- a CDS encoding uncharacterized protein (COG:S;~EggNog:ENOG410PMAU) — translation MPGLEVVNTSLASPGHLDPPQLRAHKSLRRRPNVLWSPPAIEATPQPQHGRPSNATPLAAAPVRPLTPPGVAQSEDLMSSGTSTPKATSSYSVNGAVTSKPSHPPTPETTPPRVAPSAPRPGLSHFGLSSSSSSHAESFRTAYEMISDAETETPRQSTQSLLPTRQRSLRDEPADYDDRGSGESTPVPDPRTQRLRPSRMETHAQRKMDNDAELKVSPPRRKKSTRNGVPKVRTADAEHGYDMNGWETQNKVPPAPSNLRESVRDAQEPVGGLSIEQFREEIGWPRAEDQPHSAEHDDARRLSDVSMSSSTVEVMIIDAPRSTRRSLRHTDKRGSLRSASSPFPSPEHASTASSADSQHRLVHKAGRITESDRKSIASEISFSGASSVNTQQQTVDVVPVVVIPERTSSLKSSTSTSRNTSQSRSRHSSRQGPSASGSRPGSREPPRQKRTSDTTASSSRRAESRGRHSGRPSIPARSSSLSAPTSRNNSRTTSLTSESLRDHAMTTEHGTHDRVAEQPRLAKAETATRETRDAVEASKTQSIIIGVEDMSHLRPPSMPYTQISIPSSSPGLIEVSEARTVVFFPHNNESLLLVDPQAQTTQRGQPDYPELYQHRMEESPTQRYEMTSPLKNPRQPPKPPICQVVPPTPVPDGDRQPGGAGYTNEPSKLRGRRFGPGRRPWLVRPRSDSFNSFVRSLSLTSVKNRKAGKDIDGRQQPFWRPRRFWEDSEPEEESPREAPYSPVANPEASDLVIKNSLGMPQQRVVFEGPALRSPGARRRPEQASRHLANRSTLVGSQVFSPEAFCSQTSLHHQRFRSLSWWRLRFRTNKVRNIRKRVRRTWQRHAEHRREAKREKLKQSISGAVLMESSTQLKIPE, via the coding sequence ATGCCCGGCCTGGAAGTCGTGAACACGTCTCTCGCCTCACCAGGACACCTGGACCCGCCCCAGTTGAGGGCCCACAAGTCTCTACGACGAAGGCCAAATGTCCTCTGGAGCCCTCCAGCCATCGAGGCAACGCCTCAACCTCAGCATGGCCGCCCTTCAAATGCCACCCCGTTGGCAGCCGCTCCCGTCCGTCCTTTAACGCCGCCTGGAGTTGCTCAGAGCGAAGACCTCATGAGCAGCGGAACAAGCACGCCAAAAGCTACTTCATCCTACTCCGTGAACGGGGCGGTGACCTCCAAGccgtcccatccacccacgcCTGAAACTACTCCCCCGCGTGTCGCTCCTTCCGCCCCGCGTCCGGGACTGTCGCACTTTGgactgtcttcttcctcctcatcgcaCGCCGAGTCGTTTCGGACAGCCTATGAAATGATCTCGGACGCAGAGACGGAAACTCCTCGTCAGTCTACGCAGTCGTTGTTGCCTACCAGACAGAGGTCGTTGAGGGACGAGCCGGCGGACTATGATGACCGAGGGAGTGGAGAGTCGACACCGGTTCCTGATCCTCGTACTCAACGCCTCCGACCGTCCAGGATGGAGACCCATGCGCAACGAAAGATGGACAATGATGCAGAATTGAAGGTGTCGCCGCCGCGCAGGAAGAAGTCTACGAGAAATGGGGTTCCCAAGGTCCGTACTGCGGACGCAGAACATGGCTACGATATGAATGGTTGGGAGACACAGAACAAAGTTCCCCCAGCACCCTCGAATCTACGGGAGTCTGTCCGGGATGCGCAGGAACCAGTGGGTGGCTTGTCCATTGAACAGTTTCGAGAAGAGATTGGCTGGCCACGTGCGGAGGACCAGCCTCACTCTGCGGAGCACGACGACGCTCGCCGGCTGTCAGACGTGTCCATGTCTTCGTCCACTGTCGAGGTAATGATCATCGACGCTCCAAGGTCCACTCGAAGATCCCTGCGTCATACCGATAAAAGAGGCTCGCTGCGTTCGGCTAGTTCCCCTTTCCCCAGCCCAGAACATGCATCAACCGCTTCCAGCGCGGACTCGCAACATCGCCTAGTACACAAAGCTGGTCGGATCACCGAGAGCGACCGCAAGAGCATCGCGTCGGAAATCTCGTTCTCTGGAGCCTCCAGCGTGAACACCCAGCAGCAAACCGTGGATGTAGTGCCGGTGGTTGTGATCCCGGAACGAACCTCCTCTCTCAAGTCGTCCACTTCGACCAGCAGAAATACCTCGCAAAGCCGCTCGCGCCACTCCAGTCGACAAGGCCCGTCCGCATCGGGTAGCCGGCCTGGCTCTCGCGAGCCTCCTCGTCAGAAGCGCACGTCCGACACGACTGCAAGCAGCTCGAGGCGCGCGGAATCTCGTGGTCGCCACTCTGGCCGACCGAGTATCCCGGCCCGCAGCTCCTCGCTTTCTGCACCAACCAGTCGAAATAACTCACGGACTACATCTTTGACATCGGAGAGCCTGCGGGACCATGCAATGACTACGGAACATGGAACTCATGATCGTGTTGCTGAGCAGCCACGTCTGGCTAAAGCAGAGACCGCAACCCGCGAGACACGTGATGCTGTGGAAGCATCCAAGACGCAGTCCATCATTATCGGAGTGGAGGATATGTCGCATCTGCGCCCACCATCAATGCCATACACACAAATTTCGATCCCTTCATCTTCGCCCGGCCTGATCGAAGTCAGTGAGGCGAGGActgtcgtcttcttcccgcACAACAATGAATCACTGCTCCTGGTCGACCCGCAGGCTCAGACTACACAACGAGGGCAACCCGACTACCCTGAACTGTACCAACACCGAATGGAAGAATCTCCCACTCAACGCTACGAGATGACATCCCCTCTTAAAAACCCCCGCCAGCCGCCGAAGCCGCCCATTTGCCAGGTCGTGCCCCCGACGCCCGTGCCAGACGGCGACCGTCAGCCGGGCGGGGCAGGTTACACCAACGAGCCAAGTAAGCTCCGGGGCCGTCGGTTTGGCCCGGGCCGCCGTCCGTGGCTGGTACGTCCTCGGTCTGACTCTTTTAATTCATTCGTCCGCTCATTGTCACTGACGTCGGTGAAGAACCGCAAGGCCGGCAAGGACATTGATGGGCGACAGCAGCCTTTCTGGCGGCCTCGTCGGTTCTGGGAAGACTCGGAACCAGAGGAGGAGTCGCCTCGCGAGGCTCCTTACTCGCCCGTTGCAAACCCCGAGGCGTCGGACCTAGTGATCAAGAACTCGTTAGGCATGCCACAGCAGCGCGTTGTGTTTGAGGGTCCTGCGCTTCGCAGCCCGGGTGCCAGACGGCGGCCCGAACAAGCCAGTCGACACCTCGCCAACCGCAGCACGCTCGTAGGAAGCCAAGTCTTCAGCCCCGAGGCGTTCTGCTCACAGACATcgctccaccaccagcggtTCCGATCCCTGTCATGGTGGCGGCTTCGCTTCCGAACGAATAAGGTCCGCAACATCCGCAAACGCGTGCGACGCACATGGCAGCGACACGCCGAACACCGTCGGGAAGCCAAACGCGAGAAACTCAAACAGAGTATCAGCGGGGCAGTCTTGATGGAGTCGAGCACGCAGCTGAAAATACCAGAATGA
- a CDS encoding uncharacterized protein (TransMembrane:1 (i101-117o)), with protein sequence MQHSRSKEHNAVRPYPTTTQTEMETSNLFTHRIIAVYFSIFAYPHLLSRAPTSLAVFDLSPPSSFIRLKRAGSIKASVSPYRKHFVERGISLRNKGARSRLLRETLWLSCFFGIILLP encoded by the coding sequence ATGCAGCACTCGCGAAGCAAAGAGCACAATGCAGTGCGACCTtatcccaccaccacccagacaGAGATGGAGACGAGCAATCTCTTCACGCATCGCATCATCGCTgtctatttttctatttttgcATACCCCCATCTATTGAGCAGGGCACCCACATCCCTCGCTGTATTTGacctttcccccccttcatCTTTCATTCGACTCAAGAGAGCCGGTTCCATTAAGGCGTCCGTCTCCCCTTACAGGAAGCATTTCGTGGAACGGGGTATTTCTCTTCGCAACAAAGGCGCACGGTCTAGACTACTTAGAGAGACTCTGTGGCTTTCCTGTTTCTTTGGCATCATACTACTACCTTGA
- a CDS encoding putative sugar transporter (COG:G;~EggNog:ENOG410Q1SR;~InterPro:IPR020846,IPR005828,IPR036259;~PFAM:PF07690,PF00083;~TransMembrane:12 (i110-129o149-168i180-200o206-230i237-260o290-311i394-415o435-457i469-486o492-514i526-550o556-577i);~go_component: GO:0016021 - integral component of membrane [Evidence IEA];~go_function: GO:0022857 - transmembrane transporter activity [Evidence IEA];~go_process: GO:0055085 - transmembrane transport [Evidence IEA]) produces the protein MPFGVNPFRKNDHDFPGVVVPLSEAPPHHKPNPELEKTDRPDEKTDNRSLDRAPSSEAGVGSVHNYNTLTIEALRAEVEADIATSGKDTAYDRKAKLINRAIQDIGMGRYQWQLFALCGFGWLADNLWLQGVALTLTPIASEFGVSTTWVRFTTCSLFLGLCIGASFWGIASDIIGRRPAFNMTLFICGVFGIAAGGAPTWIGACALYACLGLGVGGNLPVDGALFLEFLPFASGNLLTMLSVWWPLGQLVSSLLAWAFIPDYSCSSDLPACGNVASGEACCTKQSNMGWRYLCFTLGALTFAMFICRFFLFHLYESPKYLLARGRQSDAVASVHGIAHKNRTKTWLTEEILNEIGGYPEEVAEEKLSFAEIVRRNLSKFSLERIGPLFSSKKLGFSTVLLWFCWATIGMGYPLFNAFLPQYLERAGGSSSSSTYIAYRNYAITSIVGVPGSILACYTVEIKYVGRKGTMVISTLITGVLLFCFTASTDSNIQLLCSCLEAFFQNIMYGVLYAYTPEVFPAPNRGTATGISSCLNRIAGLCAPLVAIYGASSNPDAPIYASGGLILAAFVAMCLLPIETRGKQTL, from the exons ATGCCTTTCGGAGTCAACCCTTTCCGGAAGAATGACCACGACTTCCCTGGAGTCGTGGTCCCCTTGTCCGAAGCCCCTCCGCATCACAAGCCGAACCCTGAACTAGAAAAAACCGACCGCCCTGATGAGAAGACTGACAATAGGAGCTTGGATAGGGCTCCTTCCTCGGAAGCCGGCGTAGGGTCTGTCCACAACTACAACACCCTGACCATCGAGGCCCTTCGCGCTGAAGTTGAGGCGGATATTGCGACATCAGGCAAAGACACTGCGTATGACC GCAAGGCAAAACTCATCAATAGAGCCATCCAGGATATTGGCATGGGCCGTTATCAGTGGCAACTTTTTGCGCTCTGTGGTTTTGGTTGGCTAGCAGACAA TCTCTGGTTGCAG GGTGTTGCATTGACACTAACCCCGATTGCCTCGGAGTTCGGGGTTTCTACTACATGGGTCCGATTCACAACATGCTCCTTGTTCTTGGGTCTTTGCATTGGTGCATCGTTCTGGGGTATCGCATCCGATATCATCGGCCGTCGCCCGGCTTTTAACATGACGCTATTCATTTGCGGTGTTTTTGGCATCGCCGCCGGTGGTGCCCCAACCTGGATCGG AGCCTGTGCCCTATATGCTTGCTTGGGTCTTGGTGTAGGCGGTAACCTGCCTGTCGATGGGGCTTTGTTTTTGGAATTTCTCCCTTTTGCCTCGGGAAACCTTCTGACAATGCTGAGTGTCTGGTGGCCTCTCGGCCAATTAGTCTCCAG TCTACTCGCATGGGCGTTCATTCCAGActacagctgcagcagcgatCTGCCTGCTTGTGGTAACGTTGCTAGCGGAGAAGCGTGCTGCACTAAGCAAAGCAACATGGGGTGGCGCTACTTGTGCTTCACGCTGGGTGCCCTTACTTTCGCCATGTTCATTtgccgcttcttcctcttccatctatACGAGTCGCCCAAGTATTTGCTTGCACGTGGCCGTCAGAGCGATGCTGTTGCTTCCGTTCACGGCATTGCCCACAAGAACCGAACCAAGACGTGGCTGACTGAGGAAATCCTCAACGAAATTGGTGGTTATCCTGAGGAGGTGGCAGAGGAAAAGCTCAGCTTTGCTGAAATCGTGCGGAGGAATCTGTCCAAATTTTCCTTGGAGCGCATTGGacccctcttttcctccaaAAAGCTTGGTTTCTCCA CCGTTCTCCTCTGGTTCTGCTGGGCCACGATTGGAATGGGATATCCCTTGTTCAATGCCTTCCTCCCCCAGTACCTCGAGCGTGCAGgtggctccagctccagctctaCTTACATTGCCTACCGAAACTATGCCATCACTTCGATTGTCGGTGTCCCTGGGTCGATCCTGGCCTGCTACACTGTTGAGATCAAGTATGTTGGCCGTAAGGGTACGATGGTTATCTCCACCTTGATTACCGGAGTGctgctcttctgcttcacGGCCTCGACCGACTCCAACATCCAACTGCTTTGCTCCTGCCTCGAGGCtttcttccagaacatcatgTACGGCGTCTTGTACGCCTACACTCCCGAGGTCTTCCCAGCTCCGAACCGTGGCACGGCCACTGGCATTTCCAGCTGCCTAAACCGCATTGCGGGACTGTGCGCGCCTCTCGTGGCCATCTACGGCGCAAGTTCCAACCCAGATGCTCCTATCTACGCATCTGGTGGACTTATCCTGGCCGCATTCGTGGCCATGTGTCTTCTCCCTATTGAAACCCGGGGAAAGCAGACGCTGTAA
- a CDS encoding serine/threonine-protein kinase (COG:T;~EggNog:ENOG410PGJ8;~InterPro:IPR000719,IPR011009,IPR008271;~PFAM:PF07714,PF00069;~TransMembrane:1 (i318-336o);~go_function: GO:0004672 - protein kinase activity [Evidence IEA];~go_function: GO:0005524 - ATP binding [Evidence IEA];~go_process: GO:0006468 - protein phosphorylation [Evidence IEA]): MSTIQSLKNFIRHGKQARLVTPHAEPTTNVSPIHAEQQRQPQGSYPPAAGNLDAIDSRMGNGQAQPSQKNSDQTRRAREAELEQIIAEEKSSRNKMPRYPGLERYTLVEKMGDGAFSNVYRARDSTGEYGDVAIKVVRKFEMNSNQRANILKEVQIMRQLDHPNIVKLVQFSESRQYYYIVLELCPGGELFHQIVRLTYFSEDLSRHVILQVAKAIEYLHETSGVVHRDIKPENLLFYPIDFIPSKNPKPRQPGDEDKVDEGEFIPGKGAGGIGVIKIADFGLSKVIWDSQTMTPCGTVGYTAPEIVKDERYSKSVDMWALGCVLYTLLCGFPPFYDESIQVLTEKVARGQYTFLSPWWDDISKSAQDLISHLLTVDPEKRYTIKQFLEHPWIRQTDEATEAAADAPPLATPLTTRKTQQLDAFAADQAPYAPASARLMDPASAGLERPMDFRSPGAINLREVFDVGYAVHRQEEEGKRRKNFRQGYRGANPSTAFQSALNPLNEDYDEAEEITYQPLPREDFPPAKIPKASQQASDVAAMEAKLRSTNLGAPSHAAQARQAHQPRQQQGYGQHSAKVAAAAKQSIARGAREPFELSLDNATLLEKRGRRQQGQVA; this comes from the exons ATGAGTACCATACAAAGTCTCAAGAATTTCATACGTCATGGCAAACAAGCCCGCCTGGTGACGCCGCATGCCGAACCCACCACCAATGTCTCCCCCATTCATGCCGAACAACAACGTCAACCCCAGGGCTCCTACCCTCCCGCTGCTGGTAACCTGGATGCCATTGACAGCAGAATGGGCAACGGCCAGGCTCAGCCGTCCCAGAAGAATTCCGACCAGACCCGCCGCGCGCGCGAGGCCGAACTCGAGCAGATTATCGCAGAGGAAAAGAGCAGTCGCAACAAGATGCCTCGATACCCCGGCCTCGAACGTTATACCCTCGTCGAGAAGATGGGCGATGGCGCTTTCAGTAACGTCTATCGCGCCAGGGATAGCACCGGCGAATACGGCGACGTGGCCATCAAAGTCGTCCGGAAGTTCGAAATGAATAGTAATCAG cgCGCCAATATCCTGAAAGAAGTCCAGATTATGCGCCAGCTAGATCACCCGAATATCGTCAAACTGGTCCAGTTTTCCGAGTCGCGCCAATATTACTACATCGTGCTGGAACTCTGCCCTGGTGGCGAGTTGTTCCATCAAATCGTGCGATTGACCTACTTCAGCGAAGACCTTAGTCGTCACGTCATTCTTCAAGTTGCCAAGGCCATTGAGTATCTTCATGAGACATCCGGTGTCGTGCATCG TGACATCAAACCCGAAAACCTTCTCTTCTACCCCATCGACTTCATCCCGAGCAAAAACCCCAAACCTCGTCAACCTGGGGACGAGGACAAGGTCGATGAAGGCGAATTTATTCCTGGAAAAGGCGCCGGCGGCATTGGTGTGATTAAGATCGCCGATTTTGGTCTGTCCAAGGTCATCTGGGACAGCCAAACTATGACGCCCTGTGGAACTGTCGGCTACACCGCGCCCGAGATTGTCAAGGATGAGAGATACTCGAAGAGTGTTGATATGTGGGCCCTGGGCTGCGTTCTCTACACTCTCCTCTGTGGCTTCCCGCCTTTCTATGACGAGAGCATCCAAGTTCTCACCGAGAAGGTCGCGCGTGGCCAATATACTTTCCTGTCGCCGTGGTGGGACGATATCTCCAAGTCGGCGCAGGATTTGATCTCCCATTTGTTGACGGTTGATCCGGAGAAGCGGTACACGATCAAGCAATTTTTGGAGCACCCGTGGATTCGTCAGACCGACGAAGCAACcgaagcagctgcagatgctCCGCCTCTGGCAACCCCGCTAACCACCCGCAAAACACAACAACTGGACGCCTTCGCGGCCGATCAAGCGCCCTACGCCCCGGCCAGCGCCCGTCTCATGGACCCAGCTTCTGCCGGCCTCGAGCGCCCCATGGACTTCCGCTCTCCTGGAGCGATCAATCTGCGCGAGGTCTTCGACGTGGGTTATGCCGTTCACcgacaggaagaggaaggcaaGCGGCGCAAGAACTTCCGCCAAGGGTACCGTGGTGCGAACCCGTCTACAGCATTCCAGTCAGCGCTTAATCCGTTGAACGAAGACTACGACGAGGCTGAAGAGATTACCTaccaacctcttcctcgggaGGATTTCCCTCCGGCTAAGATTCCCAAAGCCTCCCAGCAAGCCAGTGATGTAGCAGCTATGGAAGCAAAACTCCGATCGACGAACCTGGGAGCGCCCAGCCACGCCGCGCAAGCGCGCCAAGCGCACCAGCCTCGACAGCAGCAAGGATACGGCCAGCACAGCGCCAAGGTGGCAGCCGCTGCGAAGCAGAGCATTGCGCGGGGTGCGCGGGAGCCCTTCGAGCTGAGTCTCGACAACGCCACATTATTAGAAAAGAGAGGTCGACGACAACAGGGCCAGGTTGCTTAA